One Delphinus delphis chromosome 3, mDelDel1.2, whole genome shotgun sequence genomic region harbors:
- the LOC132423302 gene encoding organic cation/carnitine transporter 2, translating into MRDYDEVTAFLGEWGPFQRLIFFLLSASIVPNGFNGLSSVFLSATPEHHCRVPDTANLSSVWRNHSLPLQLQDGREVPHRCRRYRLATIVNFSALGLEPGRDVDLEQLEQEGCLDGWEFNRDIYLSTIVTEWNLVCEDDWKAPLTVSLFFGGVLVGSFISGQLSDRFGRKNVLFVTMGMQTGFSFLQIFSKNFEMFAMLFFLVGMGQISNYVAAFVLGTEILGKSVRIIFSTLGVCIFYAFGYMLLPLFAHFIRDWRMLLLALTVPGVLCFPLWWFIPESPRWLISQGRFKEAEVIIRRAAKINGIIAPSTIFDSSELQDLSSKKQQSHSILDLLRTQNIRMVTIMSIILWMTISVGYFGLSLDTPNLHGNVYLNCFLSAVVEVPAYVLAWLLLQHLPRRYSMATALFLGGSVLLFVQLVPPDLYYLATILVMVGKFGVTAAFSMVYVYTAELYPTVVRNMGVGVSSTASRLGSILSPYFIYLGAYDRFLPYILMGSLTILTAILTLFLPESFGTPLPDTIDQMLRVKGIKYRQTPSHTRMLKDGEEGPTVLKNTGF; encoded by the exons ATGCGGGACTACGACGAGGTGACCGCCTTCCTGGGCGAGTGGGGCCCTTTCCAGCGCCTCATCTTCTTCTTGCTCAGCGCCAGCATCGTCCCCAACGGCTTCAACGGTCTGTCGTCCGTGTTCCTGTCGGCGACCCCGGAGCACCACTGTCGGGTGCCGGACACAGCGAACCTGAGCAGCGTGTGGCGCAACCACAGCCTCCCGCTGCAGCTGCAGGACGGCCGCGAGGTGCCTCACAGGTGCCGCCGCTACCGGCTCGCGACGATCGTCAACTTCTCGGCGCTCGGGCTGGAGCCGGGGCGCGACGTGGACCTGGAGCAGCTGGAGCAAGAGGGCTGCCTGGATGGCTGGGAGTTCAACCGGGACATCTACCTGTCCACCATCGTGACCGAG TGGAACCTGGTGTGTGAGGACGACTGGAAGGCCCCGCTCACGGTCTCCTTGTTTTTCGGGGGTGTGCTGGTGGGCTCCTTCATTTCGGGGCAGCTCTCAGACAG gTTTGGTCGGAAGAATGTGCTGTTTGTGACAATGGGCATGCAGACTGGCTTCAGCTTCCTGCAGATCTTCTCGAAGAACTTTGAGATGTTTGCCATGCTGTTTTTCCTTGTAGGCATGGGCCAGATCTCCAACTACGTGGCAGCATTTGTCCTGG GAACAGAAATTCTTGGCAAGTCAGTTCGTATTATATTCTCTACGTTAGGCGTGTGCATATTTTATGCATTTGGCTACATGCTGCTGCCGCTATTTGCTCACTTCATCAGAGACTGGCGGATGCTTCTGCTGGCGCTGACGGTGCCGGGGGTGCTGTGCTTCCCACTGTGGTG GTTCATCCCTGAGTCCCCCCGATGGCTCATCTCTCAAGGCCGATTTAAAGAGGCAGAGGTGATCATCCGCAGGGCTGCCAAAATCAATGGGATCATTGCACCCTCAACGATCTTTGACTCCAGTGAG CTACAAGACCTAAGCTCCAAGAAACAGCAGTCTCACAGCATTCTGGATCTGCTCCGAACCCAGAATATCCGGATGGTCACCATCATGTCCATAATTCTGTG GATGACCATATCAGTGGGCTATTTTGGGCTTTCCCTTGACACTCCTAACTTGCATGGGAATGTCTATTTGAACTGCTTCCTCTCGGCTGTGGTTGAAGTCCCAGCATATGTGTTGGCCTGGCTGCTCCTGCAGCACCTGCCCCGACGCTATTCCATGGCCACCGCCCTCTTCCTGGGTGGCAGCGTTCTTCTCTTCGTGCAGCTGGTGCCCCCAG ACTTGTATTATTTGGCTACCATCCTGGTGATGGTGGGTAAGTTTGGAGTCACTGCTGCCTTCTCCATGGTCTACGTGTACACAGCCGAGCTGTACCCCACAGTGGTCAGGAACATGGGCGTGGGAGTCAGCTCCACGGCATCCCGCCTGGGCAGCATCCTGTCTCCCTACTTCATTTACCTTG GTGCTTATGACCGCTTCCTGCCCTACATTCTCATGGGGAGTCTGACCATCCTGACAGCCATCCTCACCTTGTTCCTCCCAGAGAGCTTCGGCACCCCACTCCCAGACACCATTGACCAGATGCTAAGGGTCAAAGG AATAAAATACAGGCAAACTCCAAGCCACACAAGGATGTTAAAAGATGGTGAAGAAGGCCCCACAGTCCTTAAAAACACAGGCTTCTAA